The following are from one region of the Salvia hispanica cultivar TCC Black 2014 chromosome 1, UniMelb_Shisp_WGS_1.0, whole genome shotgun sequence genome:
- the LOC125205866 gene encoding phosphoserine aminotransferase 2, chloroplastic-like — protein sequence MSISMSSAATTPLTHLNPTAPSQISAFPTSLSLPTRPLSITCSASTLQTQTSTATDRVFNFAAGPATLPENVLLRAQSELYNWRGSGMSVMEMSHRGKEFLSIIQKAESDLRSLLNIPSDYTVLFLQGGATTQFAAAPLNLCASPSDAVDYIVTGSWGDKAFKEASKYCNPKSIWSGKSDKYTKIPNFDSLNQTPGAKFLHICANETIHGVEFKSYPTPAGQNEFLVADMSSNFCSKPVDVTKFGMIYAGAQKNVGPSGVTIVIIRSDLIGNAQAITPVMLDYKIHADNNSLYNTPPCYGIYMCGLVFEDLVEQGGLAEVEKKNVKKGSLLYDAIDGSKGFFRCPVEKSVRSLMNVPFTLAKPELEAEFVKEAAKEKMVQLKGHRSVGGMRASIYNAMPLAGVEKLVAFMKDFQARHDHA from the coding sequence ATGTCCATCTCAATGTCGTCCGCCGCCACCACTCCCCTCACCCACCTCAACCCCACCGCACCCTCCCAAATCTCCGCCTTCCCCACCTCCCTCTCCCTCCCCACTCGTCCCCTCTCCATCACCTGCTCCGCCTCCACCCTCCAAACCCAAACCTCCACCGCCACCGACCGCGTCTTCAACTTCGCCGCCGGCCCCGCCACCCTCCCCGAAAACGTCCTCCTCCGAGCCCAATCCGAGCTCTACAACTGGCGCGGCTCCGGCATGTCCGTCATGGAGATGAGCCACCGCGGCAAGGAGTTCCTCTCCATCATCCAAAAGGCCGAGTCAGATCTCCGATCCCTCCTCAACATCCCCTCCGATTACACCGTCCTCTTCCTCCAGGGCGGCGCCACCACTCAATTCGCCGCCGCGCCGCTCAACCTCTGCGCCAGCCCCTCCGACGCCGTCGATTACATCGTCACCGGATCCTGGGGCGACAAGGCCTTCAAAGAGGCCTCCAAGTACTGTAACCCTAAATCCATCTGGAGCGGCAAATCCGACAAATACACCAAAATCCCCAATTTCGATTCCCTCAATCAAACCCCCGGCGCCAAATTCCTCCACATCTGCGCCAATGAAACCATCCACGGCGTCGAATTCAAGTCCTACCCTACCCCGGCCGGCCAAAACGAGTTCCTCGTCGCCGACATGTCCTCCAATTTCTGCTCCAAACCCGTCGACGTCACCAAATTCGGCATGATCTACGCCGGCGCGCAGAAGAATGTAGGCCCCTCGGGCGTCACCATTGTAATCATCCGATCCGATCTGATCGGGAACGCGCAGGCGATCACGCCGGTGATGCTGGACTACAAGATCCACGCCGACAACAATTCGCTCTACAACACGCCGCCGTGCTACGGAATCTACATGTGCGGGCTGGTTTTCGAGGATCTCGTCGAGCAGGGCGGGCTAGCGGAGgtggagaagaagaatgtgAAGAAGGGGAGTCTCTTATACGATGCAATTGATGGGAGCAAGGGGTTTTTCCGGTGCCCGGTGGAGAAGAGCGTTCGGTCGCTGATGAACGTGCCATTCACGCTGGCGAAGCCGGAGCTGGAGGCAGAGTTCGTGAAGGAGGCGGCTAAGGAGAAGATGGTGCAGCTCAAGGGGCATCGGTCGGTTGGCGGGATGAGGGCTTCCATTTACAATGCGATGCCGTTGGCTGGAGTGGAGAAGCTTGTGGCTTTCATGAAGGATTTTCAGGCAAGGCATGATCATGCTTGA